GAGCCAGTACGTCCATTCCAGCAGTTCGCCCGTCACCCCCGCGACCACGGGCAGTACCCTCTGTCCGGGCGCCGGCGTCGAGGTGAGCAGTGCAGTGGCCAGCAGGCCGGCCATCAGCAGCGCCGCCAGGGGCAGACCGACGGGTTCCATATCCGGCAGGGTGACGACGTAGCCGGGCAATCCGGCTGAGTTGTGCAGGGCGAGCAGCAGAAGCCTCACACTGCCGTACGCGGCCGTACCCACCAGCCCCGCCACGACCGGCCAGCCGATCCACCCAGCCGGTCGGGCGGTACGCGCCAGCCGGTCCCGCGCCTGCTCCGCCCTGAAGGCCAGCACCGCGCAGACCGCGATCAAAGCCCCGATCACGCCCTGCGGCCAGAGCGACCCGCCCACCGGAAACGGCCACATATCCGCCCCTTGTCTCGTCTTCCCGGCCACGCGTTGTGTCCTGGAGATCATGCTGCTGCGAGGGGACCAGCAGGCGCCATGGGCCGAAACCTACTTCTGAGGTAGGCAAACACCTACCCCGGCCGGGCAGCACCTGCCTGAGGTTCGACCGGAAAGCGAAAGGCGGGACGTGCGGGATCGGACGACCGAGAGAGCCCCTCGAACCGAAACGCACCATGATCGGTACGACAACGGCTTCCAACTGACCGTTTCTCAGGCAGAGTACTGCGCCGACACCGTAACCTCATCCCGCCAACGCCGTGGTGCGAGGGCCGAGTTGCGGCCCGGCGTACAGCTGAGCCCCCGGTTGCCGTGGCGTCAGGTCTACTGGGGGCCCTACTGTCCGCGTCCCGTGCGCCACGGGGCCCCACACCTCGCCACGCACACCGTCGAGAGACCGGCCAGCGCCATGGCAACGCCGACGTCCGTGAACTCGGCGAGGGCCCCGAACACGACCGGTCCCGCTCCCTGAACCGTCATCAGCCCGGAGGTGAGCAGACCGAACGCCTGGCCGCGGCTGGCCTCCGGGACCGCATCGAGCAAGGGGTGCTGGAGTCCGAGTGCATAGGCGAACCCGCATCGAGCGTCCCCGGACGTAGGCGTCACCGGTGAGCGTCTCGGCGATGAGTCGGTTGGGGCGAGCGAGCCGAGGAAGAGCGAACCGGCGAGTTGTGGCAGGGAAGCCGACGTCGAACGTCAGGGCGCCCAGCAGGGGTGAGCCGGTCGTCGCGAAGACGAGCACCGAAAGGTTCATCATACGCAGCGACTCGGCCGTGACCGTCAGGGTCCGGGTCACGAACAGCAGCCGGAAGCGCCGGTTGGCCGGCACTTCCCGATACGTGACGCGCTGTTGCGGGGCGAGGTCGGGGGCGGAGGTCACGGGCAGCCGCGTGCCGGGCGCCCCGCGACCCAGCCCGCCGTTACGCCTGAGGCGTAAGCCCATCAGCGTGTCTGCCGAGGCTCGGGACAAAATTCAGGACATCAGTCCCATCGGTACGGGACGCGGGGTGCAGGAGAATGACGCATCCGGGCCGGATGCCATCCGCCCTGCCCGGGCCTGCTCCGTCCACAGACGACCGAAGGGACCGGACATGCTGGTAGACCACATCGAGACCCCCGACCTGGCTCCGCAGACCTACCTCGACGACGAAGCCCCCGAGGTTGCCGTCGACGCACCGGAGGAGCGCGCCTGGCTCCCGTCGTACCAGGCGGTCCGGACCGCCTGACGCGCGGCGCGTCCGGTCGGCACCGGGCCCAAGACAGGGCCCGGTGCCGATGCCTTACGTCCACGTCCGCCGCCCGACCCCGAAGGACGGTCCTCGTTGCCCGCTTCACCTTCCGCCGCCGAGCCGGTCACCGACATGGTGGCGCAGGCAGACACCATGCTCTGCGCCGATCGGCAGTTCGGCGACTCCGCCGCCATCGGCGAGCGCAACCTCGCCCGGTTCCGGCTGGGCCTGACCATGCTGGCGCGGCATGACGGCGAAGCAGCGGACGTGCTGCGGACAACGGCCGCGGCGACCGACGAACACCTCCGCCCGCTGCTCTACGACCCGGTGCTGCGCAACTGCTTCGAGGTCGACCTCGCGCGGCTGGAGAGCGGCCGACTCGGACACAGCTCGTTCGGCGCCTACGTGAGCGGTTACGTCCCGACCCCGGCGGCGGACCCCCTGTCCTCCACGGGGCCCTGCGAAGCCCTCATCCGTCCGCACCGGAGTGCCTGGCCCGGTCTCGGGGACGCCTGGGTGCTGACCGAGCCGACGCCACACGGACGTTCGCAGGAGAAGCTGGCCGGGCGCCTCATGGACCTGTACCGTGGCGCGCTCGGCGACAGCCGGGCGGCACCCCCGGTCGATCCGGCGGAGAGCGTCCGCGCCGTACTGCGGGAGGGCGCGGAACTCCTCGCGACCCTGTTGCCCGCCGCGGGAGCCGGTGTACTCGGGCACGTCACCATGGTGGGCTTCACCCACAGGGAGAGCGAAGAGGGCCCCCTGCAGTCCATGTCCGGCGGCGACCCGCTTCCCTCGACGGTGCTGCTGGCGCCCGAACGCTGCACCTCTCCGTGGCTCGCCGCCGAGAGCCTGCTGCACGAGGGCGCCCACCTCAAGCTCTTCGACGCGCTCCGTACGGGCTCCGTGGTCAGGAACGCCACCGAGCGCGTCCCGATCCCGTGGCGGATCGGTTCGTGGACGGTCATCCGGGTGTTCGTAGCCCTGCATTTCTACGTGCACCTGCTCGTCTTCCGGGCTGCGGCGGCCTCCGCCGGTGAAGCGGTCCGGGAGAGGTTCGGGCCGCCCCCGTCGGTCGAGGACCTCGACGAGCCCAGCCCTGGCACGCCGGCCGCCCACAGCGGGCAATACCGGACCAGTGCGGAACGGGCCCGCTACCTCGCCGAGTGCGTGCTGTCGCTGCCGGAGCAGGCGCTCACCGAGCACGGGCACCGGTTCGCCCGCTGGCTCCTCACCACGCTCCGTCTGGTGGACGACGAGGCTCCGCAGCCCCAGGACCGTGCCGAGACGACGACCCGACGGGCGGAACCGTGGCAGCCGCAGGAGAATCCCTCAGAAGGTGTCCTCCAGCGGATCACCCCGGTGGACGCATGCGCCCTGCCCGGCCTCGGACAACTCGTCGTGAGTCCCACGCGGTCGGCCCGAATGCACTGGCTGAACGCGCGCTCGTGGACGGTCTACTCCTTGTGCGACGGACGTGACCTCGGCTCGGTACGCACGGCCTACGCCCGAGCGGTCGATCTCCCGGCCGACTCGGAGGAGGTCAACCGGCAGGTGAGTGACAGCGTGCGTCGGCTTGTGGCAGCCGACCTCATCACCCACGACATGTGACGCTCTCCGCTCCGGGTGCCGGTTCCGTCGGACACGGGTGTTCCGCTGCTGCGCCTTACGTACGTGCGGTGCCGGTGCCGGTGCTGGGGTCCGCCGTTTCCAGGCCGGCCAGCCGTGCGGACACAATGGCCTCCAGGCGACTGGAGACATGGATTTTCGGCAGGATGGCCGAGACGTAATTGCGTACGGTCTTCTCCGATATGAACAGCTCCTGCGCTATTCGGCGGTTTCCGTAGCCGAGCGAGACCAATCGCAGCACGTCCCGTTCCCGGTTGGTAAGCGCCGGGAACGGGAGCGTGCCGTCGGCTTCCGCCAGGCGCACCAGGAGGGCGGAGAGTTCGCCGCCGGTCCGCGGTCCCAGCGTGACGTACCCCCGCTGAACGGCCCGTACGGTGCGCAACACGTCCGCCGTCTCCGTGTTCTTGAGCAGGTAGCCCGTGGCCCCCGCCATCAGCGTGGTGAGCAGCAGGCTGTCGTCGTCGTGCTCCGTGGACACCGCGGCGATCAGCCGCGGCGCCGGGTACTGTCGACGCAGTTGCTGGAGCAGCCCGATTCCCGCGCGGCCGGGCAGGTCGAGGTCGACGATGACCACATCGGGCTTCTTCTCCCGGACCGCCCGTACACCGGCGTGCGGGTCGTGGGTCCCTGCGGCGACGGTGATCCCGCCATCTTCTAACGCGGAACGTAAGCCGCCCAGAATCAGGGGAATGCTCTCTATTACCACTACACGCGTACCGCTATGTCGGACCGCATTGGCCATTCTGGCCCTTCCTCACACCCGGGCCGGCGTGAGGCGCCACGAAGCGTCTTCCCCACACCGCCATGATCAACGTTCGAGGGAAAGCGTAGAACCCCCGTTGACCGGCGGCCGGTACAGCGCATGTGCGGATCCGGTGGCGCGTCGGGGGACGTCACCGGAGCAGTGTCGTGTGGCCCTTTCCCGTTGCCCGAGAGGGCCGACTGGTCGTGCGTTGGGCAAGCGGCGGACCCTGCTGGATTGCCCTAGGCTCACGGCAGGGCCTACGGTCCAAGAAGATCGCCACCAGGGGCAGTTCGGTGAGGTTGACGCCGCCCGGGAGTTGGGCCGGGGTGTTGTCGCCGGTGGCCCGGTCTGCCGGGCCCTGACCCGTGGGGGACGGTGACCGCCATGTCGATCGCGATGATCGGCCAAGTCACCCGAGAGCGTGATGGGCACATCATCACGGGGGACCGGGAACTGGTCGGGCAGATGTGGCGCGTCCCGTTCACCATCGGGGACCACGCGCTGGAGATCGAGCCGATGCTGCCCGTTGGTGGGGCTCATCCGGCCCCTGGCGAAGAACCGTTCGGCGTCAACGTGGCGTTCGAGATCTACGCCGATGACCGAGGTGCTCTACCGGCGGACCGCCGAGATCAGTCCGCCAGGCCGCTCCTCGCCCTGCGGCGGGGTACTGATCGGGCGGCCGTAGGCGGCAGCGCGCTCGCGCAGGGTGTGGCTGCCGGCCTCCCAGCCGTGCCCGGCCAGCCAGCCCACCGGGTCGTCGGGCATCTCCGAAACCCACATGGACGCCGCCGATCCCGGCACGGCGTCCGCGCCGAAGCGCTCGATCACGCCGCGCGAGCCCAACGTCAGCCCCATCCGACTGCCTGCCGCCGACTGCGCGCTGATCCGGGCCAGCAGCAGCTCCACAGCGTCCTCGGGCAGATAGATCAGCAGTCCTTCGGCGATCCACACGGTCGGCACCGCCGGGTCGTGCCCTGCGGCGGCCAGCGCGCCTGGCCAGTCCTCACGCAGATCCACCGCGACGGTGATCCGCTCGCAGCGTGCGACGGCCCGTTCCTGGCGCAGCACCGAAGCCTTGAACTCCAGTGGCGCGGCGGTGTCGACCTCGAACAGCCGGGTGCCCTCGGGCCAGTCCATGCGGAAGGCCCGGCTGTCCATGCCGGCGCCGAGCAGCACTACCTGCCGGACCCCGGACGCGGAAGCCTGCTGCAACAGGTCGTCGAGGAACTTCGTCCTGATGACGATGGAGAACGCCACGCCCAGCCGGCGGCGTCGCGCGGCCTCGTCACCGGGCAGCGGCGGCGAGGACGGCCCCAGGCCGCCGGCGGTGGCGAAGGCCTGTGCCAGTGGGTCACGGAACAGCGCGTTCTCCCGCTCGGTCTCCAGCGCCCGCACCCTGGCCACCCCCACCGCCGTGGCCCACACTCCCGACGGCTGCACCCGCTCCTGCTCATCAGTCACCGCGCCAGCCTAGATGATCGATTCCAAGGAGGCCTGACGAGGGGAGCCAGGCTCGTGCGCGGCCAGCCGGTCATGCGCGCACTGACCTCCTACGACCACTGAACCCCTTGGAATCGATCATCTAGATCCGTCACACCATCGACCATGTCGGCTCAACGAGTCGTCCACCAGCTCGTCGCCGGTCCCAGACCAGAAACAGGTACTGAGCCTCGGCGACTCCTGGTGGACCTGTTACGGCAGGGCTGCCCGAAGCCCATCGGGCTCGATCGACGGCGCGAGGGCCGGCTGACGGCCACGGGACGGGGCGCCGGAGCCGGCCATGCTCGGCTCGGCTACTCTCGGTGCCACCGACGTTCACTCTGCGATCCGGGCAAACTGCGACCGAATCGTCACTCGGGAGACGCCAACGCATGAACACGCCACCATCGCCGCCTGCAGCGGAGCGGACTGACGGATCAACCGTCCGGATCGGCGCTCTCGTTCCGCTGACTCGACCTGGCTGGGTCGAGGCAGGTCAACACCTGCTCGCTGGACTTGAGTTGGCCGTTCGTGAAGTCAATAACGGCGGCGGGATCGTCGGAAGACCACTCGAGCTGGTGGTCCGAGACACCGCGGCCGATCCACAGAGAGCCGCGGCGGCCGTGGATGAATTGGCTCGCCTGGGTGTGGCTGCCTTGGCGGGGGAGTATCACAGCGTCGTCGCTCGTGCCGCTGCCGCCAGGGCCGACACCCTCGGCCTGCCGTTCCTCTGCTCGTCAGCGGTTGTTGACGCGCTCACCGAACAGCCGACAGAATGGGTCGCGCGCCTCGCCCCGGCACATTCCCACGGCTGGCGGATCTACGCGGACTTCCTCCTCAGCGCGGGCCACAGCCGAATCGCCGTAGCAGCCGAGCCGAGTGTCTACTGGGCATCCGGGGCTCGCATTCTGCGGGACTACCTCGCTCCACGCGGCGGCACCGTGATCGAACTCGACATGCGCGCGCTCGCCCCCACGGCCGTGTGCGACGAACTCGTCGACCATCGCGCGACAGCCCTCCTTCTTCTGGTCGGTCACCCGGAGCCGGCAGTGTCAATCGTCAAGTCCGTCCGCCGCGACCAGCGCCTCGCCGAGATCATGATCGGTGCACCGGCCGGGCAACCGGAGTTCGCCCAATGGGCGACGTCGCTGGGCGAAGACAGCGCCGCGATCCCGTTCTTGCGCTACCTGCCCGAGCGCCTCAGCCCACTCGGTGCACGAGTCGAGACGGCGCTCCGCGAGCGACTGGCCGAAGCGCCCTCGTTCGTCGCCTTCGAGGGTTACGACACGGTCGCCGTCCTCGCCGATGTGCTGCGCTCTCACGGCGCGGACCGGGCGCGCACTGCCGAATCCTGGCCGCGCGTCGCAGTCGAGGGCACCCGCGGGCAGATCCAGTTCTCCCGCACGCCGGGCATCAGCGTTTGGCAATGGGCTTGGACGCCAGTCCAGGTCGTTGATCGAGATCCGGCGCAACCCGATCGCTTTCGGATCCTCCACGTCGGCTGAGAGAGCACGGAAGTCCGACTGCCCCGATCTGGCCGAACCCGCTGATCGCGTATTCGACGCGGGCGCGCTCGGGGTCGAAGGCCGTTTTCAGGGACTCCTTCCCGGCTTTCTTACGCCGGAAGGAGATCCTGCGGCAGCGCTGAAGCAGTGCTGGGCCTCCCGACCGATCGTGATCGGCCGGGAGATGTGGTGTTCCGACGCATGTGATCGGCGAGCTTGCGGATTGACCAGCGGCGGGTGAAGGGCTTGCCGAGAACTGCTGCTCGGTCAGCCTGCCGATCCAGACCGGTGGTGCCGTTCCGCCTCCTGGTTGGAGATTCACGTCCAACCGGCGCAACGAGCAAGTCGGCAAACGTTCCCGGTCACAGCGCTGGCCGAGGATGCGCCGGTTCTTGATCAGTGGTCGACGAAGCCCGGGCCGGCCGTGCGCCCCGGGCGCTGAACACGGGGGACACGTACGGGGGTCCGGCCGGGGCGAACCCCCACCGGACCCCCGTCCCCCGTCCCCCGTGGCGGAATCTCAGTTCACGGTCCACTTCTGGTTGGCGCCGCCCGAGCACGACCAGATCTGCAGCCGGGTGCCGTTGGCCGAGCTGTTGCCCGTCGCGTCCAGACACTTGTTGGCCTGCGGGTTCACGATGTCGTGGGCCGCACTGACGGCCCACTTCTGGTTGGGCCCGCCCGTGCAGTCCCACAGCTGTACGGTCGAGCCGTCCGCCGTGCCGTTGCCGGTGACATCCAGGCACTTGCCCAGCGCGCGTATGGTGCCGTCGGAGGAGACCGTCCACTGCTGGGCCGTGGTGCCGTTGCAGTCGTAGAGCTGTACGGGCGTGCCGTTGGCTGCGTTCGCCCCGGCCACGTCCACGCACTTGCCGGCGAGGCCGGTGATCGGGCCGCCGGCGGACCCCGAACCGTCGCTCGTCGTCACCTTCACCTCGTCCACCACCAACTGCTGCGGGAAGACGGTGGAGCCGTCGGGGTCGCCCGGCCAGTAGCCGCCGACCGCGAGGTTGAGGATCATGAAGAACGGCTTGTTGAACACCCAGGTCTTGCCGCCCAGATCGGCGGGCGTGCGCCGCTGGTACACCGTGCCGTCCACCGACCAACTGATCGAGTCGGGGGCCCAGTCGACGGCGAAGGTGTGGAAGGCGTCGGCGAAGGCCTGGCCGCCCGGCAGGGAGTAGGCGGCTCCGATGCCCCCGGATCCCGAGTACCCGGGCCCGTGGATGGTGCCGTGCACGGTCGAGGGTTCGAAGCCGACGTTCTCCATGACGTCGATCTCGCCCGAGTTCGGCCAGCCGACCTGTCCGATGTCGCTACCGAGCATCCAGAAGGCGGGCCACATGCCCTGCCCGCGCGGGATCTTCATCCGCGCCTCGACATGCCCGTAGGTTCCGGTGAACTTCCCGGAGGTGTTCATCCGGGCCGAGGTGTACTCACAACGCCCGTACCAGCACTGGTAGTTGCCGGGATTCTCGCGACGAGCGGTGATCACCAGGTGACCCTGGCCGTCCAACGTCGCGTTGTTGCTTCCGGACGTGTAGTACTGCCGCTCGTGGTTGTTGACGTTGTCTCCGGTCTCGATCTGCCACTTCGAGGTGTCGACGCCCGCGCCCGCAGGACCGTCGAACGTGTCGGAGAAGGCGGTGACGGCCGCGGCCGCCGTGGGGGGATCCGCCTGGGCGGGAACGATGGCGGCAGCGGTGACGAGCGCTGCGGACAACGCTGCCAAGAGGCATCTGCGGAGGAGACGTGGGGAGTCCAAGACTCTCCCTTCCGTACGGTGCCCTGAGAAGGGGGCGCCGACTGAGGTGGGGGGCGCGTACATCGCCTCTTGATTTAAGGAGTGAGGTAAGGGGGTGTCAATACTTTGGTCCGGACCAGCACTTCGGGTTCGGCTCAGGCTGCCTGGGAGTCGCGCCGGTCGCGGACGCGACGGCGGGAGCGCACCGCCAGGCCTCAGCCACCGGCCCAACAGCAGACACAACCCACCAGCACGCCACTGGTGTTGGGGATGACGTCGTCGATGTCGAAGGCGCGCCCGCTGATGACCGTTACCTGGACCAGTGTCACCAGCAGCATGACCGTCGCGGTGACACCAGGTTCTGTCCGGCGGTTTTTTTCGAGTACCACGGCTGGATCACCGTCAGGGAAACCGCGGTTGATGACGACGACGTCCGACGGGGGCAGATCGTCGATGGTCGCGATGACGAGGACCCGGGCTATGAGAAGGAGGTAGGTGTCGTCAGACTTACTCGGGGTTCGGTCACGCAGCGTTCTTCAGCCGGGACAGGGCGTGCTCGACGCGAGGCCCGACCGTCAACCATGCACGAGATCGTTGAGGCTGATCGCTAACTGCGGAACGAGCCCAAAGGCCTCTCCTGCCTACGGTGTGCCGGGAAGCCGGACCGTGACGAGGAGACCTCCGGCGGGGCGGGGGACGAGGTCGAGGGTCCCGTCGTGGGCGCGGACGATGCTGTGCACGATGGCAAGGCCGAGACCGACGCCGGCGTGCTCATCGGTGCGTACGCGTTCCGTCACCCCGACGGGTCTCCACCATGACTCGGCAATGCCTCGCCCCAGAACGGTGACACGACGTTGGTGTGGACGTCGATGCGATCTGCATGTGCCATGAGTGTTTCCCTTTCGGCGGCGCTCTTCGGCAGAGGCACTTGGAACGTGGCTTGCCGATCTGTGAGTTGCGATCATGTTGACTACGAGGATGAACTGCGGGCTGTGCGCGGCCTGCCGGGGTCAGGGCGAACGCCGGCTGGCGGCACTTGCGGTCGCAGCGGGGGGTGCCCCCACGGCTTTCGTCAAGGAAATCGGGCTGCGTTGAGGATCGGAGCCGGGCAACATGGCGAGGTGTCTGATCTGTTGTGGGATGACGTCGAGTACTTCTTCGACCTTGATGAGATGGGGTCGCTGCCGGACGTGCGTGTCCCTGACGCCTCGGTGGAGGACTGGCAGGCGGTCCTCGACCTGATCAGCGCGAGCGGCTGGAAGTGCCAGTACTCCGAGGGCGAGGTCGTGATGCCCGTGCCCCGGGCAGAAGCAGTGTTGTCCCGCCCGGCTGATGCCGAGTGCCCGGAGCTGCGAGTTTGGCCGCCAGCCGATGTGCTGGCGATCTTCCGCTTCTATGCGGCGGAGGAGATCGACTTCGACGTTGATCTGCGGGAGCTGCAGGGACAGGACCGACTCGATGTGTTCTGCGGCTTCCTGCGGGCGATCGGGCGACGGCTGGGCAAGCCGGTGCTGATGGATCCGGAGGGTGATGGTGGGCATTCGGTGCTCGGGTTCGATGTGGAAGCCGATCGGGTCGTTCTCTTGGCTGAACCGCCGGTCAGATGACCACGGACGCCGGCTGCGGTTCGTAGAAGGTGCCGTCGCGGAGTATCGCAAAGAGCACGTCGGCCCGAGGGCGGGCGAGGCAGAGCAGGGCCTGGGTGTGGTGCTTGCGCTGAGCGATCTTCATGTCGTAGTAGGCCCTCGATGCCGGGTCGGCGAGGGCGGCGGAAGGCTGCTTATTGCCGCGTCGGGAGGGCTGTTCACCTCGGATCGAGGATCCCGATGAGCCTCCCAAGTCCCAGAGGAACCGGTGGTCATGCCCCTAATCAGCGGTCTGCCAGTGCCTCCGGGCGCCGGTGACACCACCCCCCCCAGATCGTGATCAACAATGCCGTTGCTTTTGGGGTGTGCGTGGTGTTGAGCCATGCGTGTTGGTGTCGCGTCTGGAGCGGCTGGGGTTGGGCATCCTGACTCGGTCGTGTCCTGCTGAGCTGGTGGACCGGGTCGTTGCCGAGGCTGGGTGTGCGGAGAAACGCCGACGTGTGCTGTCGGCCCGGTTCACGGTGTACTTCGTGCTCGCACTGTGCCTGTTTCCGCAGGCCGACTACCTGGAGGTCCTGCGGCTGGTGAAGGCCGGCGAGCCGACGCTTCGGCCTTGGGCGGGGGTGAACAAGTCATCTCTGACGCGTGCGAGGCAGAGGCTGGGCTGGCCGGTCATGCGAGAGCTGTTCCGGGCCGTGGCCCGACCGTTGGGCCACAGGACGGAACTCTTCCACGGGCTACGGGTCCTGGCCCTGGACGGAATGCTGCTGGCCGTCCCCGACTCGCCCGGCAACCGGGAAACGTTCGGCAAGTCCGGCTCGCAACGCAGTCCGATGGGCTATCCGCAGGCCCGGGTGGTCGCGGTGTCGGAGTGCTCGTCGCACGCGGTACTGGACGCGGTGATCGGCGGCTGGAAGGACTCCGAGCGGATCGTGTCCGACGAACTGGAAGCCCATATCGGGGCCGGGACACTGGTCTTGGCCGACCGCGGACTTTGGGGCCTGGCCCGCTGGCACCGCTTTCGCGACCGGGGCGCCCACCTGCTGTGGAGGATCGAGCGGCGGGCCGCCCGCAGGGTCCAGGACGTCCTGCCGGACGGAAGTTACCTGGCCCGGATCCAGGCGAACAAGCACGCCAAGGCTGCCGGAACCGTCAAAGCTCCACCAGCTCTGGTGAGAGTGATTGAGTACCGCGTCGACGGCCAGGCGGACGTGATCCGGCTTGTCACCAGCCTGACGGACCATGAGGAGTATCCGGCCGCCGAACTCGCCACCCTGTATGCCCGGCGCTGGGAGATCGAGATCGTCTTCGACGAGATCAAGACTCACCAGCGCGGCAGACCGGTCCTGCGATCGCAGACTCCGGACGGGGTCAGGCAGGAGATCTATGCCCACCTGATCGTCCACCACGCGACCCGCGACCTGCTCAACGAGGTGGCCCGGATCGCGCAGACTTCCGCCGATCGGACATCGTTTACCCGGGCCCTGCATGTGGTCCGCCGCTCGGTGATCGCGCCGTGCGGCTTTTCCCCCCTCAGCCCGAAATCATGACCGTCTGCTCGGCCTTGCCGAGATCCGCTGGTCTCTCCTGCCACGACGACGCTCACGCGACTGCCCCCGCAAACTGAAGTCGTCGATCACCCCGTTCAGCGGCAAGGCCCCCGACGAACCTGCTAGCCACCGCCGCCCATCAGCCGTCATCACGGTGAACCACAGATGGCAGTAACCACCAAAAGCAACGGCATTGTCGTGATCAACAGGGGGGGGAGCAATCATGCCGGGCCCGGAGGCCGGGAACTCCATTGCGGGGCCGAGGAAGACGGTAATGGGGGACCTGGCTGGTCACCCGCCCCTGGAGCATCCGAGGTGAGCGGCTTTCAGTCGCAGCCCGCGTCGACGCCGGATCGCCGAGGCCGGATGTGTCGTCGCTCCTCCCACTCGGGAGTGAGAGTCGCGTTCGGCGAGTTCGTGGTGAGCCGGAACGGGCAGGTCGCCTGGCAGCGGGGGTTGGCCCGTGTCAGGCGCCTTGAGTGATGAAGTCGGCCAGGGCGGCAGCGACGGCGTCGGGTTGTTCGTCCGGGATGAAGTGTCCTGCGTCCGGCACGACGATCCCGGTCGCGTTGTCGGCCCACGGCCTGAGGGAGGCTGCCATGTCGGGGATGGAGCCGTGGCTGCTGGAAATCCCGAGAACCGGCACTGTCAGGTGCTGTTGTTCAAGGGCCTCGTGGTTCTTTCGCGCCGATGCAGCGGCGTCTCGGTAATAGGCCAGGGAAGCACGGAGTCCGCCGTCAGCGGCGATGGCCGCGGCGTATTGCTCGATCTCGGCGTCGTCGAAGGTGTCGGGGGAGAGGGTTTTGGCCTTCAGGAACCAGTCGACGTACTCGCGTTCGCGGCCTCTGAGCAGTGTCTCGGGCAGGTCGGGCACGAGATGGAATGCGAAGTGCCAAGTTTTCCACGCCACCTCGGGGTCGGTCGGGATGGTGTCGGGGAGTGTGATGCCGGGGATTCCGGCGTCGAGGAGTGCGACGCCATGCAGCCGGCTCTGGTACTTCAACGCGAGGGAGAAGGCGACCCACGCGCCGATGTCGTGGGCGGCCAGCCAGTATGTCGAAACTCCGAGCGCTTTCACCGCGGCGTGGACGTACGCGGCGACGGTGTGCGTGTCGTAGCTGCCGTGCGGGCGTTCGGAGTGGCCCTGGCCTGGCAGGTCGATCGCGATGACGTGGAATCGGTCGGCCAGGTCGGGCATCACCTTGCGCCATGCCCACCAGGTCTGCGGGAATCCAGCGAGCAGCACGACGGCTGGGTCGTTCGGCTGACCTCCCTCGACCGCATGAAGCCGGACGCCGCCCGTGTCGACCCAGCGGTGGGTGAAGCCGGCCAGGTCGTGCAGTGGTAGATCGCGGACCGGGTTGTCGCGGAGGCGGGCGGT
This portion of the Streptomyces mirabilis genome encodes:
- a CDS encoding aKG-HExxH-type peptide beta-hydroxylase, yielding MPASPSAAEPVTDMVAQADTMLCADRQFGDSAAIGERNLARFRLGLTMLARHDGEAADVLRTTAAATDEHLRPLLYDPVLRNCFEVDLARLESGRLGHSSFGAYVSGYVPTPAADPLSSTGPCEALIRPHRSAWPGLGDAWVLTEPTPHGRSQEKLAGRLMDLYRGALGDSRAAPPVDPAESVRAVLREGAELLATLLPAAGAGVLGHVTMVGFTHRESEEGPLQSMSGGDPLPSTVLLAPERCTSPWLAAESLLHEGAHLKLFDALRTGSVVRNATERVPIPWRIGSWTVIRVFVALHFYVHLLVFRAAAASAGEAVRERFGPPPSVEDLDEPSPGTPAAHSGQYRTSAERARYLAECVLSLPEQALTEHGHRFARWLLTTLRLVDDEAPQPQDRAETTTRRAEPWQPQENPSEGVLQRITPVDACALPGLGQLVVSPTRSARMHWLNARSWTVYSLCDGRDLGSVRTAYARAVDLPADSEEVNRQVSDSVRRLVAADLITHDM
- a CDS encoding response regulator transcription factor, which translates into the protein MANAVRHSGTRVVVIESIPLILGGLRSALEDGGITVAAGTHDPHAGVRAVREKKPDVVIVDLDLPGRAGIGLLQQLRRQYPAPRLIAAVSTEHDDDSLLLTTLMAGATGYLLKNTETADVLRTVRAVQRGYVTLGPRTGGELSALLVRLAEADGTLPFPALTNRERDVLRLVSLGYGNRRIAQELFISEKTVRNYVSAILPKIHVSSRLEAIVSARLAGLETADPSTGTGTART
- a CDS encoding class I SAM-dependent methyltransferase gives rise to the protein MWATAVGVARVRALETERENALFRDPLAQAFATAGGLGPSSPPLPGDEAARRRRLGVAFSIVIRTKFLDDLLQQASASGVRQVVLLGAGMDSRAFRMDWPEGTRLFEVDTAAPLEFKASVLRQERAVARCERITVAVDLREDWPGALAAAGHDPAVPTVWIAEGLLIYLPEDAVELLLARISAQSAAGSRMGLTLGSRGVIERFGADAVPGSAASMWVSEMPDDPVGWLAGHGWEAGSHTLRERAAAYGRPISTPPQGEERPGGLISAVRR
- a CDS encoding ABC transporter substrate-binding protein — protein: MNTPPSPPAAERTDGSTVRIGALVPLTRPGWVEAGQHLLAGLELAVREVNNGGGIVGRPLELVVRDTAADPQRAAAAVDELARLGVAALAGEYHSVVARAAAARADTLGLPFLCSSAVVDALTEQPTEWVARLAPAHSHGWRIYADFLLSAGHSRIAVAAEPSVYWASGARILRDYLAPRGGTVIELDMRALAPTAVCDELVDHRATALLLLVGHPEPAVSIVKSVRRDQRLAEIMIGAPAGQPEFAQWATSLGEDSAAIPFLRYLPERLSPLGARVETALRERLAEAPSFVAFEGYDTVAVLADVLRSHGADRARTAESWPRVAVEGTRGQIQFSRTPGISVWQWAWTPVQVVDRDPAQPDRFRILHVG
- a CDS encoding ricin-type beta-trefoil lectin domain protein; translation: MDSPRLLRRCLLAALSAALVTAAAIVPAQADPPTAAAAVTAFSDTFDGPAGAGVDTSKWQIETGDNVNNHERQYYTSGSNNATLDGQGHLVITARRENPGNYQCWYGRCEYTSARMNTSGKFTGTYGHVEARMKIPRGQGMWPAFWMLGSDIGQVGWPNSGEIDVMENVGFEPSTVHGTIHGPGYSGSGGIGAAYSLPGGQAFADAFHTFAVDWAPDSISWSVDGTVYQRRTPADLGGKTWVFNKPFFMILNLAVGGYWPGDPDGSTVFPQQLVVDEVKVTTSDGSGSAGGPITGLAGKCVDVAGANAANGTPVQLYDCNGTTAQQWTVSSDGTIRALGKCLDVTGNGTADGSTVQLWDCTGGPNQKWAVSAAHDIVNPQANKCLDATGNSSANGTRLQIWSCSGGANQKWTVN
- a CDS encoding VanZ family protein gives rise to the protein MLLVTLVQVTVISGRAFDIDDVIPNTSGVLVGCVCCWAGG
- a CDS encoding IS4 family transposase, with the translated sequence MDRVVAEAGCAEKRRRVLSARFTVYFVLALCLFPQADYLEVLRLVKAGEPTLRPWAGVNKSSLTRARQRLGWPVMRELFRAVARPLGHRTELFHGLRVLALDGMLLAVPDSPGNRETFGKSGSQRSPMGYPQARVVAVSECSSHAVLDAVIGGWKDSERIVSDELEAHIGAGTLVLADRGLWGLARWHRFRDRGAHLLWRIERRAARRVQDVLPDGSYLARIQANKHAKAAGTVKAPPALVRVIEYRVDGQADVIRLVTSLTDHEEYPAAELATLYARRWEIEIVFDEIKTHQRGRPVLRSQTPDGVRQEIYAHLIVHHATRDLLNEVARIAQTSADRTSFTRALHVVRRSVIAPCGFSPLSPKS